From Salarias fasciatus chromosome 12, fSalaFa1.1, whole genome shotgun sequence, the proteins below share one genomic window:
- the gle1 gene encoding mRNA export factor GLE1, with amino-acid sequence MPSEKMRWETLEALKNSSKGKLRFDPLWSERGEHILSGCTEDLGLSPQSGLILEHLGSRPLQRSPFLSPSPPPSSPGPSRDSPAPGLGPASSSGSVPDSGGRPGAASKSEWEAVSEDSQEEPAEPASPPAMSLLSPRAMETAGRIVRFEQQYRDQAKLALRLRQEVQEQLVVAVASAESEHLKRFEELMELKQRQEFQTMRDMMDRETKESMGRQEKLKEEQRHRMKIMNLRLREAEQQRLREAELERQRQAEGRDRLRSLNTVQEEILQLNQLLEPGSAPSSAPSSAPSSASARGNQLCSQVSEVVRKTTEGEFPSVEDMAVAERALHDMRTLIRLTQEEAAKAREEARRAREQEEERRKRAELQAQQEAQEKAAQTAREKAQRRGLQNSAEDATLRWYRDLQEAAAAAVQSFQQLSCPQDARTKKLKLELQKAATIPVSQISSNSGSQLREIFDKLDKLLSGRSVTTGGQAASASQHPQGLRFVSYKLAEKFVKQGEEEVASHYEAAFPIAVVASGVWELHPQVGDFILAHLHQKCPYAVPHYPPMKDGTAVEEYQRILGYRVDESGVEGQDSFLKRMSGMIRLYAAIIQLRWPYGTKQGSGPHGLNHGWRWLAQMLNMEPLADVTATLLFDFLEVCGNALMKQYQNQFWKLLLLLTEEYLPRIEAVTSSDQRGSFTRLRQFLETSLKNRQIAEPKGQLSPGFWRS; translated from the exons ATGCCTTCAGAGAAGATGCGCTGGGAAACTTTAGAGGCGCTGAAAAACTCCTCGAAGGGGAAACTGCGCTTCGACCCGCTgtggagtgagagaggagag cacATCCTGTCCGGCTGTACGGAGGACCTCGGCCTGTCGCCGCAGTCCGGCCTCATCTTGGAGCACCTGGGGTCACGACCCCTGCAGCGGTCCCCCTTCCTGAGCCCCAGCCCGCCGCCGTCCAGCCCCGGGCCGTCCCGGgacagccccgcccccggcctTGGCCCCGCCTCCTCGTCCGGCTCGGTTCCCGACTCCGGCGGCAGACCGGGCGCTGCATCGAAGAGCGAGTGGGAG GCCGTCAGTGAAGACAGTCAGGAGGAGCCTGCTGAGCCGGCGTCCCCTCCGGccatgtccctgctgtcccccaGAGCCATGGAGACGGCCGGACGCATCGTCCGCTTCGAGCAGCAGTACCGGGACCAGGCCAag ctggcGCTCCGCCTGCggcaggaggtgcaggagcagctggtggtggcggtggcgaGCGCCGAGTCGGAGCACCTGAAACGCTTcgaggagctgatggagctgaaacagagacaggagTTCCAGACCATGAGGGACATGATGGACAGgga gacGAAGGAGAGCATGGGTCGTcaggagaagctgaaggaggagcagcGCCACAGGATGAAG atcATGAACCTGCGCCTGCgggaggcggagcagcagcgccTGCGGGAGGCGGAGCTAGAGAGGCAGCGGCAGGCGGAGGGCCGGGACCGCCTGCGCAGCCTGAACACCGTCCAGGAGGAGATCCTGCAGCTGAACCAGCTGCTGGAGCCCGGCTCCGCCCCCAGCTCCGCCCCCAGCTCCGCCCCCAGCTCCGCCTCCGCCCGCGGCAACCAGCTCTGCTCCCAGGTGTCCGAGGTCGTCCGGAAGACCACGGAG gggGAGTTCCCCAGCGTGGAGGACATGGCGGTGGCGGAGCGGGCGCTCCACGACATGAGGACGCTGATCCGGCTGACGCAGGAGGAGGCTGCCAAGGCCCGAGAGGAGGCCCGGCGGGCgcgggagcaggaggaggagcgccggaAGCGGGCGGAGCTTCAGGCGCAGCAGGAGGCGCAGGAGAAGGCGGCGCAGACGGCCCGAGAGAAGGCTCAGCGGAGAG GACTGCAGAACAGCGCCGAGGACGCCACCCTGCGGTGGTACCGGGACctgcaggaggcggcggcggcggcggtgcagagcttccagcagctcagctgtccGCAGGACGCCcgg accaagaagctgaagctggagctgcagaaagccgccaccatCCCCGTCAGCCAGATCTCCAGCAACTCCGGATCGCAGCTCCGGGAAATCTTCGACAAGCTGGACAAGCTGCTGTCGGGCCGCTCCGTCACCACGGGGGGGCAGGCGGCGTCCGCCTCCCAGCACCCCCAGGGGCTGCGCTTCGTCAGCTACAAGCTGGCCGAGAAGTTTGTG AAacaaggggaggaggaggtggcctCCCACTACGAGGCGGCCTTCCCCATCGCCGTGGTGGCCTCGGGGGTGTGGGAGCTGCACCCCCAGGTGGGGGACTTCATCCTGGCCCACCTGCACCAGAAGTGTCCCTACGCCGTCCCGCACTACCCCCCCATGAAGGACGGCACGGCGGTGGAGGAGTACCAGAG gattCTGGGATACCGGGTGGACGAGTCGGGGGTGGAGGGTCAGGACAGCTTCCTGAAGAGGATGTCGGGGATGATCCGTCTGTACGCCGCCATCATCCAGCTGAGGTGGCCCTACGGCACCAAGCAGGGG TCCGGCCCTCACGGCCTGAACCACGGCTGGCGCTGGCTGGCTCAGATGCTCAACATGGAGCCTCTGGCGGACGTCACCGCGACGCTGCTGTTTGACTTCCTGGAG gtTTGTGGAAACGCTCTGATGAAGCAGTACCAGAACCAGTTCTGgaagctcctcctgctgctgactgaGGAGTACCTGCCCAG GATTGAGGCGGTGACCAGCAGTGACCAGAGGGGCTCCTTCACCAGGCTGAGGCAGTTCCTGGAG ACGTCGCTGAAGAACCGGCAGATCGCTGAACCCAAAGGCCAGCTGAGCCCCGGGTTCTGGAGGAGCTGA
- the ptgesl gene encoding prostaglandin E synthase 2: MAAACARSLGKVGLTLLDSPGTRRSAAVSYLRYRRAYGTAGSGHQLPLLLRSAPHGGGGGRRVLGCAFLLGGGLGLYHTVRLSLQQHLAEDDLKVSSGPLKLTLYQYKTCPFCSKVRAFLDYHGLPYEVVEVNPVMRQEIKWSAYRKVPILMVDGDVQLNDSSVIISSLKTYLITKDKSVPDILRCYPEMKAVNDRGKEVTEYTNKYWLMLSEAETAMMYPEKGMQKEEMKWRQWADDWLVHLISPNVYRTTGESLASFDYIVREGKFGAFEGFFAKYVGAAAMFVISKRLKSRHGLQDDVRQDLYKAVNDWVAAIGKKRRFMGGEQPNLADLAVFGVLRVMEGLQAFDDMMANTKVKHWYRRMEKATREGLTAGKQ, encoded by the exons ATGGCGGCTGCCTGCGCCCGGAGTCTCGGTAAGGTCGGCTTGACTCTGCTGGACTCTCCGGGGACCCGCCGGTCCGCTGCGGTCTCCTACCTGCGGTACCGGAGAGCGTACGGTACCGCGGGTTCGGGCCACCAGCTGCCCCTGCTGCTCCGCTCCGCGCCGCacggtggaggagggggacgcAGGGTGCTGGGCTGCGCCTTCCTGCTCGGTGGAGGTCTGGGGTTATATCACACCGTGAGGCtgtccctgcagcagcacctgGCCGAGGACGACCTGAAG gTCTCGTCGGGACCTCTGAAGCTCACCCTGTACCAGTACAAGACCTGCCCCTTCTGCAGCAAGGTGCGGGCCTTCCTGGACTACCACGGCCTGCCCTACGAGGTGGTGGAGGTCAACCCGGTGATGAGGCAGGAGATCAAGTGGTCGGCCTACAGGAAAGTTCCCATCCTGATGGTGGACGGAGACGTG CAACTCAACGACTCGTCCGTCATCATCAGCTCCCTCAAGACCTATTTGATCACCAA GGACAAGAGCGTCCCCGACATCCTGCGCTGCTACCCGGAGATGAAGGCCGTGAACGACCGCGGCAAGGAGGTGACCGAGTACACCAACAAGTACTGGCTGATGCTGAGCGAGGCGGAGACCGCCATGATGTACCCCGAGAAGGGGATGCAGAA AGAGGAGATGAAGTGGCGGCAGTGGGCCGACGACTGGCTCGTGCACCTCATCTCTCCCAACGTGTACCGGACCACCGGCGAGTCCCTGGCCTCCTTCGACTACATCGTGCGCGAGGGGAAGTTCGGCGCGTTCGAGGGCTTCTTCGCCAAGTACGTGGGCGCCGCCGCCATGTTCGTCATCTCCAAGCGGCTGAAGAGTCG gCACGGCCTGCAGGACGACGTCCGGCAGGACCTCTACAAGGCCGTCAACGACTGGGTGGCGGCCATCGGCAAGAAGAGGAGGTTCATGGGAGGAGAGCAGCCCAACCTGGCAGACCTG GCGGTGTTCGGCGTCCTCCGGGTGATGGAGGGCCTGCAGGCCTTCGACGACATGATGGCCAACACCAAAGTGAAGCACTGGTACCGGCGCATGGAGAAAGCCACGCGCGAGGGCCTGACGGCGGGGAAGCAGTGA